A section of the Campylobacter porcelli genome encodes:
- the rpmA gene encoding 50S ribosomal protein L27 — protein sequence MAHKKGQGSTQNNRDSIGRRLGVKKFGGEFVRAGNIIIRQRGTATHPGNNVGMGKDHTIFALVDGFVKFERKDKDRKKVSVYPAA from the coding sequence ATGGCACACAAAAAAGGTCAAGGCTCAACCCAAAATAACCGTGATAGTATCGGTCGTCGTTTAGGTGTTAAAAAATTTGGTGGCGAGTTCGTAAGAGCTGGAAATATCATCATTCGCCAAAGAGGCACTGCTACTCATCCAGGCAATAATGTAGGTATGGGTAAAGATCACACTATATTTGCATTAGTTGATGGCTTTGTAAAATTTGAAAGAAAAGATAAAGATAGAAAAAAAGTTTCTGTCTATCCAGCCGCATAA
- a CDS encoding biotin--[acetyl-CoA-carboxylase] ligase: MVKGLVLEIEYLCECESTQTYLIDGIKSLKISPPYAIVADRQSQGIGSRANSWESPKGNLYLSFAIDESELVDDLEPASASIYFAFILVLALRDRGSKLWLKWPNDIYLGSRKIAGIITTKINSIYICGIGLNLKYSPHYADCLDIALDRDDIIDLYFKFLSAKPKWKQIFSKYLVEFELSKSFYIHLDDKQVSLSEAKLQSDGSIIINDKKVYSAR; this comes from the coding sequence ATGGTAAAAGGATTGGTCTTGGAGATAGAGTATCTTTGTGAGTGTGAATCTACTCAAACTTATTTAATTGATGGGATAAAATCGCTTAAAATATCTCCACCATATGCTATTGTCGCAGATAGACAAAGCCAAGGTATAGGCAGTAGGGCAAATAGCTGGGAGAGTCCAAAGGGCAATTTATATCTAAGTTTTGCTATAGATGAGAGTGAGCTTGTAGATGATCTAGAGCCTGCATCAGCTAGTATATATTTTGCTTTTATTTTAGTTTTAGCCCTAAGGGATAGAGGCTCAAAGCTTTGGCTAAAGTGGCCAAATGATATTTACCTTGGTAGTCGCAAAATAGCAGGTATCATCACTACTAAGATTAATAGCATCTACATATGCGGTATAGGTTTAAATTTAAAATACTCTCCACACTACGCAGATTGCCTAGATATAGCACTTGATAGAGATGATATAATAGATTTATACTTTAAATTTTTAAGTGCCAAGCCAAAATGGAAGCAAATTTTTAGCAAATATTTGGTAGAATTTGAGTTATCAAAGAGTTTTTACATACATTTAGATGATAAGCAAGTAAGCTTAAGTGAGGCCAAGCTACAAAGTGATGGCTCAATAATAATAAATGATAAAAAGGTATATTCAGCAAGATGA
- the rplU gene encoding 50S ribosomal protein L21 gives MYAIIKHGSKQYKVSEGDFLNLDHFEAEAKSIVEITEVLAVNDGNLKVGAPFVSGAKVVLEVVCEGKDKKVVIYKKRRRKDSKLKRGFRREYTRVKVTSIKA, from the coding sequence ATGTATGCAATTATCAAACACGGCTCAAAACAGTATAAAGTTAGTGAAGGCGACTTCCTAAATTTAGATCATTTTGAAGCTGAAGCAAAGTCAATTGTTGAAATCACTGAGGTTTTAGCAGTTAATGATGGCAATTTAAAGGTAGGTGCGCCGTTTGTAAGTGGTGCAAAAGTTGTTTTAGAAGTAGTATGCGAAGGTAAAGATAAAAAAGTTGTTATCTATAAAAAACGCAGAAGAAAAGACTCAAAATTAAAACGCGGTTTTAGAAGAGAATATACTCGCGTAAAAGTTACAAGTATCAAAGCCTAA
- the obgE gene encoding GTPase ObgE, giving the protein MFIDSVNFSVSSGKGGAGCASFRREKHVLLGGPDGGDGGNGGDVYFIVDNNTHTLANYKGKRVLKAQNGQPGLPRNMSGKKGQSLELIVPPGTIVYDNDSGEMLLDLTTQGQKELFLVGGKGGLGNVHFKTSVNQAPTKAQPGLAGQMRNIRLELKLIADVGLVGFPNVGKSTLISTISNAKPQVANYEFTTLTPKLGLVEVDEFNGFVMADIPGIIEGASDGRGLGIQFLKHIERTKILLYMIDLANYRSLKEQFETLRAEIEKFSPLLAKKSYAIALTRADVAYDIDEKIQDFMSEFGFMAKQDGYKIDISLPYFVMPISSVSNENIKELKFRLLEMLDLKFS; this is encoded by the coding sequence ATGTTTATAGATAGCGTAAATTTTAGCGTAAGTAGTGGCAAAGGTGGTGCTGGATGTGCTAGTTTTCGCCGTGAAAAGCATGTTTTATTAGGTGGGCCAGATGGTGGCGATGGCGGAAATGGTGGAGATGTATATTTCATAGTTGATAATAATACCCACACACTAGCTAATTATAAGGGCAAAAGGGTTTTAAAAGCTCAAAATGGTCAGCCTGGACTTCCTAGAAATATGAGTGGTAAAAAGGGGCAAAGCCTTGAATTAATCGTTCCACCTGGGACTATTGTCTATGATAATGATAGTGGCGAGATGTTGCTAGATTTAACAACGCAAGGTCAAAAAGAGCTATTTTTGGTAGGTGGAAAGGGCGGACTTGGAAATGTTCATTTTAAAACAAGCGTAAATCAAGCTCCGACAAAGGCTCAGCCAGGACTTGCAGGTCAGATGAGAAATATCCGCTTAGAGCTAAAGCTAATAGCCGATGTTGGTTTAGTAGGATTTCCAAATGTAGGCAAATCTACGCTAATCTCAACCATATCAAATGCAAAACCGCAAGTAGCAAATTATGAATTTACCACCCTTACTCCAAAGCTAGGTCTTGTAGAAGTTGATGAATTTAATGGATTTGTGATGGCTGATATACCAGGGATTATAGAGGGTGCTAGCGATGGTAGAGGGCTTGGGATACAATTTTTAAAGCATATTGAAAGAACAAAAATTTTGCTTTATATGATAGATTTAGCAAATTATCGCTCACTCAAAGAGCAGTTTGAAACCCTAAGAGCTGAAATAGAGAAATTCTCACCACTTCTAGCTAAAAAAAGCTACGCCATAGCCTTGACAAGGGCTGATGTGGCCTACGATATTGATGAGAAAATTCAAGATTTTATGAGTGAGTTTGGTTTTATGGCTAAGCAAGATGGCTATAAAATCGATATTTCTCTTCCATATTTTGTAATGCCAATTTCAAGTGTGAGTAATGAGAATATAAAAGAGCTTAAATTTAGGCTTTTAGAGATGCTTGATTTGAAATTTAGTTAA
- a CDS encoding ParA family protein, whose amino-acid sequence MSEIITIANQKGGVGKTTTAVNLAASLAVAEKRVLLLDIDPQANATTGLGFKRSDYEFNIYHVLTGRKNINDIVLKTELKMLDIAPSNIGLVGIEQEFSEQNRDYKTILKNKLAAIRDSYDYIIIDSPPTLGILTINALTASDSVIIPIQCEFYAMEGLAQIFNTVKVIKETINPKLTIKGFLPTMYSAQNNLSKETVADLKKHFRNKLFKAENCEDGFVIIPRNVKLAESPSFGKPVILYDIKSSGSQAYQNLAHSIMG is encoded by the coding sequence ATGAGTGAGATTATAACCATTGCTAATCAAAAAGGCGGGGTAGGTAAAACTACTACTGCTGTGAATTTGGCGGCCTCTTTGGCTGTAGCCGAAAAGAGAGTTTTGCTACTTGATATTGACCCACAAGCCAATGCGACAACTGGCTTGGGATTTAAAAGAAGTGATTATGAGTTTAATATCTACCATGTATTAACAGGTAGAAAAAATATAAATGATATAGTTTTAAAAACAGAGCTAAAAATGCTTGATATCGCCCCATCAAATATTGGTTTAGTAGGGATTGAGCAAGAATTTAGCGAACAAAATAGAGATTATAAAACCATATTAAAAAATAAGCTTGCCGCAATCCGTGATAGCTATGATTATATAATAATTGATAGCCCGCCAACTCTTGGGATTTTGACTATTAATGCGCTTACTGCAAGTGATAGCGTTATTATCCCAATTCAGTGTGAATTCTACGCTATGGAGGGCTTAGCTCAAATTTTTAACACCGTAAAAGTAATAAAAGAGACGATAAATCCAAAGCTAACAATAAAAGGATTTTTGCCTACAATGTATAGCGCGCAAAATAATCTCTCTAAGGAGACTGTGGCTGATCTTAAAAAGCACTTTAGAAATAAATTATTTAAGGCTGAAAATTGCGAAGATGGGTTTGTCATTATCCCTAGAAATGTCAAATTAGCCGAGAGCCCAAGCTTTGGTAAGCCAGTGATTTTGTATGATATTAAATCAAGTGGCTCACAAGCTTATCAAAATTTAGCTCACT
- a CDS encoding DUF4198 domain-containing protein: protein MYKKLFLATVMSVATTLCAHQVVTQNVGTNKFEVKFWAHGDFSPYKSNQLIDAKAYDESLKEIKTGINYHFGENKTPEVLTAAKPAIIASAFDAGYWVESDKGGDFIDGGKNSVKGVVFSTSRSVKLGKTYFSWNQNLVSPIGLKLEVIALSNPFKLKIGDYLPVLVLKNGEPIEGIGFEVGKEKSKSVTNKFGIAQIEIKEKGLNVIAAIDSEQELNDPNANTLLLQSSISFELK from the coding sequence ATGTATAAAAAACTATTTTTGGCTACAGTTATGAGCGTTGCTACAACACTTTGTGCTCATCAGGTTGTTACTCAAAATGTAGGCACAAATAAATTTGAAGTAAAATTTTGGGCTCACGGAGATTTCTCTCCATATAAATCAAATCAGCTAATAGATGCTAAAGCATATGATGAGAGCTTAAAAGAGATTAAAACTGGTATTAATTATCATTTTGGAGAAAATAAAACTCCAGAAGTACTTACCGCTGCAAAGCCAGCTATAATAGCAAGTGCATTTGATGCTGGATACTGGGTGGAAAGTGATAAAGGCGGAGACTTTATAGATGGTGGAAAAAACTCAGTAAAAGGCGTAGTATTTTCAACTTCTAGGAGTGTTAAATTAGGTAAAACATATTTTTCATGGAATCAAAATTTAGTATCCCCAATTGGGTTAAAATTAGAAGTTATAGCTTTAAGCAATCCATTTAAATTAAAAATTGGAGATTATCTTCCTGTGCTTGTATTAAAAAATGGAGAGCCTATAGAGGGTATTGGTTTTGAAGTTGGCAAAGAGAAGAGCAAGAGTGTTACGAATAAATTTGGCATAGCTCAAATCGAGATAAAAGAAAAAGGACTAAATGTAATTGCAGCTATAGATAGCGAACAAGAGTTAAATGATCCAAATGCAAATACCTTGCTTTTACAAAGTTCTATATCCTTTGAGTTAAAATAA
- the fmt gene encoding methionyl-tRNA formyltransferase: MKNIVFMGTPSYASRILNEIYKARFNILAIYTQPDKPVGRSGSLTPPDVKKLAINLGLDSVVYQPNSLRDDGVKEHIESLKPDFIVVAAYGQILPKEILDISPCINLHASLLPDYRGASPIQSAILNKQSLSGVTAMKMDIGLDSGDILAYSILDIGQMNSYELFEKLSDMAANLTIKVLNEYDNIKPISQFNALSSKCKKIKKDDGLVNLEVETASEIWAKFLAYYGWPGIFTKDGVKILDMEISSLNGEVGEILSLNDDGFVLGVNGGSIFIKTLQAASKKPVNARSYLNGKRIGLGDRVSL; encoded by the coding sequence ATGAAAAATATCGTTTTTATGGGAACCCCAAGTTATGCTAGTAGAATTTTAAATGAAATTTATAAAGCTAGATTTAATATCCTTGCTATCTATACTCAACCAGATAAGCCAGTTGGTAGAAGTGGGAGCTTAACTCCGCCAGATGTGAAAAAATTGGCTATAAATTTAGGGCTTGATAGCGTAGTTTATCAGCCAAATTCGCTTAGAGATGATGGGGTAAAAGAGCATATTGAGTCGCTAAAGCCAGATTTTATAGTTGTAGCAGCTTATGGGCAGATTTTGCCAAAAGAAATTTTAGATATTTCGCCTTGTATAAATCTTCACGCTTCTTTACTTCCAGATTATCGTGGTGCCTCGCCTATACAATCAGCAATTTTAAACAAGCAAAGCCTAAGTGGCGTAACGGCTATGAAGATGGATATAGGGCTTGATAGTGGGGATATTTTGGCCTATAGTATTCTTGATATAGGGCAGATGAACTCATATGAATTGTTTGAAAAATTAAGCGATATGGCAGCAAATTTAACTATTAAAGTATTAAATGAGTATGATAATATCAAACCAATTAGCCAGTTTAATGCCCTTAGTTCGAAGTGTAAAAAGATCAAAAAAGATGATGGATTAGTAAATTTAGAGGTTGAAACTGCTAGTGAGATTTGGGCAAAATTTTTAGCATATTATGGTTGGCCAGGAATTTTTACTAAAGATGGAGTTAAGATTTTAGATATGGAAATTTCTAGCTTAAATGGTGAAGTTGGAGAAATTTTAAGCTTAAATGATGATGGATTTGTGCTTGGGGTAAATGGCGGTAGCATATTTATCAAGACTTTACAAGCTGCTAGTAAGAAGCCAGTAAATGCAAGAAGCTATTTAAATGGTAAAAGGATTGGTCTTGGAGATAGAGTATCTTTGTGA
- the proB gene encoding glutamate 5-kinase: MKRVVIKVGSHVLSDEGSINQNRIDNLCQFLSDLSDKFEVILVSSGAISAGQAKFNLPRTSVVNKQILSSLGQPYLMEIYSKSLSKYGKMAAQILLTAGDFDSRKITNHAKNVINGLLENKILPIINENDSTGISEIVYGDNDRLSSAVAYYFDADLLVILSDIDGYYTADPSMDKSATIRQVVNNIDESELIKISQTGSKHGTGGITTKLLAADFLMKNGKDMFLASGFDLSVAREFLLNSNQIGGTIFKAKI, encoded by the coding sequence ATGAAAAGAGTGGTTATAAAAGTAGGCTCCCATGTCTTAAGCGATGAGGGTTCAATCAATCAAAATAGGATAGATAATCTTTGCCAATTTCTAAGCGATTTAAGTGATAAATTTGAGGTAATACTAGTTAGTAGCGGTGCAATTAGTGCTGGTCAAGCTAAATTTAATCTACCAAGAACAAGTGTTGTAAATAAGCAAATTTTGTCTAGTTTAGGGCAGCCATATCTAATGGAAATTTACTCTAAATCGCTATCAAAATATGGTAAAATGGCGGCTCAAATTTTGCTTACTGCTGGGGATTTTGACTCTAGAAAGATTACAAATCATGCCAAAAATGTCATCAATGGCTTGCTTGAAAATAAAATTTTACCAATTATAAATGAGAATGACTCCACAGGGATTAGCGAGATAGTTTATGGCGATAATGATAGGCTCTCAAGTGCGGTGGCGTATTATTTTGACGCTGATTTATTGGTGATATTAAGCGATATAGATGGATATTATACAGCCGATCCAAGCATGGATAAGAGTGCGACAATTCGCCAAGTTGTAAATAATATAGATGAATCAGAGCTAATCAAAATTTCTCAAACAGGCTCAAAGCACGGCACCGGTGGGATAACCACAAAGCTTTTAGCGGCTGATTTTTTGATGAAAAATGGAAAAGATATGTTTTTAGCTAGTGGATTTGATCTTAGCGTGGCTAGGGAGTTTCTTTTAAATTCAAATCAAATTGGTGGGACAATTTTTAAGGCAAAAATATGA